The genomic DNA AAAGCACTCAATATTACATATAAAAAAACAATTTCTCTACGAAGAAAGGGATGAACAACAAAGAATGGAGTTTATTCAACAATTAGCGGCGAATGCATCCCGGGGAGATGATGCACAACAAATTGTTTATGTAGATGAATCTGGATTTCATAATAATGTAAGAAATGAATTTGGCTGGAGTCCAAGAGGCGAAATTATTTTTGGTGAAAGGAAAAGCAGACCCACTGAAAAACTAAATTTATTGGGTGGACTACTCAACAATGAAATCATTGCGCCACTTGCCTATCTATCTTATACAGATACGGAGATATTTAATACTTGGCTTGAGAAATGCTTAATCCCTGAACTTCCAAAAAATTGTATTATCGTGATGGATAATGCTCGTTTTCACAAATCGGAAGAAACACGAGAAATCATTGAAGACAATGGCCACCAATTGTTGTTTTTGCCTCCTTATTCACCGGATTTAAATCCTATCGAAAACTACTGGGCTATTCTTAAGGGAAAGTTGAGGAAAATTGTTACAAATTTTCAAAATCTTTTTGATGCGTTAGTTGCGGTTTTCCAAACTATCTAAAAACTGTTTTACTATAGCGACAGTTTAGCGGCGCACCAGACGGCTGATCAGATGATCCAGAGACAGCTTACCGGGACCGTGGCACAGCGTGATCAACAGCAACAATCCCCAAACCTGATGATCTTTCAAGCCCGCTTCCATCAGTTCCGGGTAGGAAACGACGGCCACAATGTTAAACACGAACAGAGCGAACGCGGCGTAGCGGGTGCCAAGTCCCAATAACAGAAAGACCGGCAACAGCAATTCCGCCGCTGTCCCCAGATACGCCGCTAGCGCCGGCGGCAGCAACGGCACCTGGTATTCGTATTCGAACAACGTAAACGTACTCTCCGCTGGGAACACGCTCAACGGATAGTGGAAAGTGTGCCCAAACAGTGTGAAACTGCCGGTGATGGTCTTGGTCAGCCCCGAACTGAAGAAAGCGGCGGCGACCCAGTAGCGGGCGAACAAATCGGCGACGGGCGTCAACCCATCCGCCGCCTTGTGGAACAGCGCGTCGGCTTTCTCGAGGGCGGGAGTGAGTTTCGCCCAGAACGAGCGCTGGAGCGGAGGGTTGAGCAGATCGGTAGCGGTCATCATGAGGTTCTCCTCGGGTGGTTGAAATCAGTTAGTTGATCAAGAATCAGGCAGGTAAAAGGCGGTCAGGACGCCTTGGGAAACATACCGGTGAAAGCAGGCCGGCAA from Gammaproteobacteria bacterium includes the following:
- a CDS encoding IS630 family transposase, producing MEFIQQLAANASRGDDAQQIVYVDESGFHNNVRNEFGWSPRGEIIFGERKSRPTEKLNLLGGLLNNEIIAPLAYLSYTDTEIFNTWLEKCLIPELPKNCIIVMDNARFHKSEETREIIEDNGHQLLFLPPYSPDLNPIENYWAILKGKLRKIVTNFQNLFDALVAVFQTI
- a CDS encoding DoxX family protein, encoding MTATDLLNPPLQRSFWAKLTPALEKADALFHKAADGLTPVADLFARYWVAAAFFSSGLTKTITGSFTLFGHTFHYPLSVFPAESTFTLFEYEYQVPLLPPALAAYLGTAAELLLPVFLLLGLGTRYAAFALFVFNIVAVVSYPELMEAGLKDHQVWGLLLLITLCHGPGKLSLDHLISRLVRR